The Candidatus Omnitrophota bacterium genome window below encodes:
- a CDS encoding glutamate-5-semialdehyde dehydrogenase produces MDLKHKISTIAQTAKLAAQELSAVSTEKKNQALKLMARFLIEQSSYLIRENQKDLKAARNKNYSKALIQRLTLTPKVIKEMADCLLATAKLKDPSGEILAIYKRPNGLLIKKVRTPLGVIAIIYESRPNVTSDCIGLCLKSGNAVILRGGKEAIFSNQAVVHVLHKALKKAGISLGAVNFISLTDHKAVDILLGLDQWIDLVIPRGGQQLIESVMAKSKIPVIKNYKGVCHTYVSSKADLALARKVCFNAKVQKPGVCNAMETLLVDKNIAKKFLPQMIADLQKAGVEIRGCSATKKIIKQGIKKASEHDWSEEYLDLILSVKIVSDLNEAVGHINRYGSHHSDAIITRDSREAQEFLRAVDSACLYVNASTRFTDGYQFGMGAEIGISTDKLHARGPMALEELTTYKYFVFGKGQVRT; encoded by the coding sequence ATGGATCTAAAGCATAAAATTAGTACAATCGCTCAAACAGCTAAGTTGGCAGCGCAAGAATTATCGGCTGTATCTACCGAAAAAAAGAACCAGGCGCTCAAACTTATGGCTCGTTTTCTTATTGAGCAAAGCAGTTATTTGATCCGAGAAAACCAAAAGGACTTAAAAGCGGCGCGAAATAAGAATTACAGTAAGGCATTGATACAGCGCCTAACCTTAACGCCTAAAGTTATCAAAGAAATGGCTGATTGTCTTTTGGCGACGGCAAAGCTAAAGGATCCGTCCGGAGAAATTCTTGCGATATATAAAAGGCCAAATGGCCTTTTGATTAAAAAGGTGCGTACACCTTTAGGCGTGATTGCGATCATTTACGAATCTCGTCCTAATGTGACCAGTGATTGTATTGGCCTTTGCTTAAAATCAGGCAATGCTGTTATTTTGCGAGGAGGCAAAGAAGCTATTTTCTCAAATCAGGCCGTTGTTCATGTTTTGCATAAGGCCTTAAAGAAAGCAGGAATTAGCTTAGGCGCTGTGAATTTTATTTCTTTGACCGATCACAAAGCCGTCGATATTCTTTTAGGGTTGGATCAATGGATCGATCTGGTTATTCCGCGCGGCGGCCAGCAGCTCATCGAATCTGTGATGGCAAAATCAAAAATTCCTGTTATCAAGAATTATAAAGGAGTTTGTCATACGTATGTGAGCAGTAAAGCGGATCTTGCGCTGGCACGCAAGGTTTGTTTTAACGCGAAGGTTCAAAAGCCGGGTGTTTGTAACGCCATGGAAACACTTTTGGTGGATAAAAACATTGCCAAGAAATTTCTTCCTCAAATGATCGCTGATCTTCAAAAAGCCGGCGTTGAAATACGAGGCTGTTCTGCGACGAAGAAAATCATTAAACAAGGTATCAAAAAAGCCAGCGAACATGATTGGAGCGAAGAATATCTTGATCTTATCTTATCTGTAAAAATTGTCAGCGATCTGAATGAAGCCGTTGGGCACATTAACCGCTATGGCTCGCATCATTCGGATGCCATCATCACGCGGGATAGCAGGGAAGCTCAAGAATTCTTACGAGCAGTTGATTCGGCGTGCCTTTATGTGAATGCGTCGACGCGCTTTACAGACGGTTATCAGTTTGGCATGGGAGCGGAAATTGGGATCAGTACAGATAAACTGCACGCGCGCGGCCCCATGGCCCTAGAAGAATTAACGACGTATAAATATTTTGTTTTTGGTAAAGGTCAAGTACGCACATGA
- the proB gene encoding glutamate 5-kinase, whose protein sequence is MSRKLSRRIKRVIVKIGSSVMVDYQLKPQRARLYSLVKQISQLRKQGIEVILVSSGAIVFGMGELGLRSRPSDLAQLQANAAVGQNILMRTYSELFKKNNLKCAQVLLTWDDFADRTRFNNARTTLQAILDYGAIPVINENDTISTQEIKFGDNDQLSALVASMMHADLLMILSDVEGLYDYKNGRKEVLSEIKEITKEVESIASGTNKKQISKGGMVTKLGAIKIATHADVPCVIASGEAENVLLRIIKGERLGTFFAEKEEKLLAAKHWISFIAKPKGTIVIDDGAREAVLTGGKSLLLPGVVGWEGHFKVDDVVIVTGKDDQEIARGLTNYSFSDLHKTEDKKQKKEVIHRDNLVLCKR, encoded by the coding sequence ATGTCGAGAAAACTCTCCCGTAGAATCAAGCGCGTAATTGTTAAGATCGGTTCGAGCGTTATGGTGGATTATCAGCTCAAACCGCAAAGGGCCAGACTCTATTCATTGGTCAAACAAATAAGCCAATTGCGCAAACAAGGCATCGAAGTTATTTTAGTAAGCTCGGGTGCTATTGTTTTCGGGATGGGAGAACTGGGTTTAAGATCGCGCCCGTCGGATCTGGCACAGCTTCAGGCCAATGCGGCGGTAGGGCAAAATATTTTGATGCGTACCTACAGCGAGCTTTTTAAGAAAAATAATCTTAAATGTGCGCAAGTGTTATTAACTTGGGATGATTTTGCGGACCGAACACGTTTTAATAATGCGCGCACAACGCTCCAGGCGATTTTAGATTATGGCGCTATTCCGGTCATTAACGAAAACGATACCATTTCAACTCAAGAAATTAAATTCGGCGATAATGATCAGCTTTCGGCTCTAGTGGCCAGTATGATGCACGCTGATTTACTCATGATCCTTTCGGATGTGGAAGGGCTTTATGACTATAAAAATGGCCGCAAAGAAGTTTTAAGTGAAATAAAAGAAATTACCAAAGAGGTCGAATCGATCGCCTCAGGAACAAATAAGAAACAAATTTCCAAAGGCGGAATGGTTACCAAGCTTGGAGCCATCAAGATCGCGACGCACGCCGATGTTCCGTGCGTGATCGCCAGCGGTGAAGCCGAAAATGTTTTATTGCGCATTATTAAAGGCGAGCGCTTAGGAACTTTCTTTGCCGAGAAGGAAGAAAAACTTTTAGCCGCGAAACATTGGATCTCTTTTATCGCTAAGCCAAAAGGAACGATCGTTATTGACGATGGTGCCCGCGAAGCCGTATTAACCGGCGGCAAAAGCCTTCTTTTACCTGGCGTAGTTGGCTGGGAAGGGCATTTCAAAGTTGATGATGTGGTCATTGTTACCGGCAAAGATGACCAAGAGATTGCCAGAGGGCTTACGAATTATTCATTTTCTGATCTTCATAAAACCGAAGATAAAAAACAAAAAAAAGAAGTTATCCATCGCGATAACTTAGTTTTGTGTAAGAGGTAA
- a CDS encoding Rne/Rng family ribonuclease, which yields MSKEILIHIKEGERYAAVIEDGKLDDFHIELDRQDSTLGNIYKGKVETILPSINGAFVNIGHEKNGFLYLTDAINPLVEAEISPTKRFINKLLNRPEKKEKKDHKPIPFKEGDEVLVQVVKEPFGTKGARLTTHISLAGRFVVYMPYDQHVGVSKRIEEGEERHRLKELLKELDFGQTGGFIVRTASLQKGKRELIRDAKFLITVWRKIKKLAEEKSAPALIYKEYDLVWRVIRDYLREDVDKVFVDSQEEYGKIRRFVHNLIGKEMLDKIHCYKGEAPIFEAKNVSRQLEKIYDKRVYLKSGAYIVIEPTEGLIVVDVNSGRFKANASPEEAAFLVNKEAAPEIARQLRLRDLGGIIVIDFIDMSRENHKRQVVDALELALEKDYAKTEVMKISSLGLVEMTRARTGKTLESISFQDCPYCDGRGRIKID from the coding sequence ATGTCAAAAGAAATACTCATTCATATTAAAGAGGGTGAGCGTTACGCGGCTGTTATTGAAGACGGAAAGCTCGATGATTTTCATATCGAATTAGACCGCCAAGACTCTACCCTGGGAAACATCTACAAAGGAAAAGTTGAAACCATTCTTCCGTCAATTAATGGAGCCTTCGTTAATATCGGCCATGAAAAAAACGGTTTTTTGTATCTTACGGATGCCATTAACCCTTTAGTCGAGGCAGAGATATCACCGACCAAGCGTTTCATCAATAAGCTTCTTAACCGCCCGGAAAAGAAAGAAAAAAAAGATCATAAGCCTATTCCATTTAAAGAAGGCGACGAGGTCTTAGTCCAGGTTGTTAAAGAACCGTTTGGAACCAAGGGCGCGCGTTTAACAACGCATATTAGCCTTGCCGGGCGATTTGTTGTTTATATGCCTTATGATCAGCATGTTGGAGTCTCCAAACGCATTGAGGAAGGCGAAGAACGTCATCGCCTAAAAGAATTATTAAAGGAACTTGATTTTGGGCAGACCGGAGGTTTTATCGTCCGGACGGCATCATTGCAAAAAGGCAAGCGGGAGCTTATTCGGGACGCAAAATTCTTGATCACTGTCTGGCGAAAGATCAAAAAGTTAGCCGAAGAAAAAAGCGCACCAGCTCTTATCTATAAGGAATACGATCTAGTTTGGCGGGTTATTCGGGATTACTTGAGAGAAGACGTCGATAAAGTCTTTGTTGACTCTCAGGAAGAGTATGGTAAGATACGCCGATTTGTCCACAATTTGATCGGAAAAGAAATGCTGGACAAAATTCACTGTTACAAGGGTGAAGCCCCGATCTTTGAAGCAAAGAATGTCTCTCGGCAGTTGGAAAAGATTTACGATAAGCGGGTTTATCTTAAATCGGGCGCTTATATTGTTATTGAACCAACGGAAGGGTTGATCGTCGTTGATGTCAATAGCGGGCGCTTTAAGGCTAATGCTTCACCGGAAGAAGCTGCCTTTCTGGTCAATAAAGAAGCAGCCCCCGAAATTGCCAGGCAGTTGCGTTTAAGGGATTTAGGTGGTATCATTGTCATTGATTTTATCGATATGTCGAGAGAAAACCATAAAAGGCAAGTGGTTGATGCTCTTGAGCTTGCTTTAGAAAAAGATTATGCCAAGACGGAAGTTATGAAAATATCGTCTTTGGGATTAGTGGAAATGACCAGGGCGAGGACGGGAAAGACTTTGGAGTCTATCTCGTTTCAAGATTGCCCTTATTGTGACGGCCGCGGTCGAATTAAAATTGACTAA
- a CDS encoding PilN domain-containing protein → MLLIDINLLPPDLRKKRGSKTSKDAIGNITNIPKEMVFGLVGGLFFLLVVFNLLLFVVTCFKWVQYSRGNKQWEIIALDKKKVDSVLGEMRSLQSKIASVEKVTTGKRICWAQKLNELSNNIPKGVWLNKISLSEKVLLIDGSSVSKVGEEMISVGNFASNLKNQKTFMNGLKNVEVGSIQRRKVQSIEIADFLITVKLQ, encoded by the coding sequence ATGCTCCTAATTGACATTAATTTACTTCCGCCTGATCTGCGAAAAAAGCGCGGTTCAAAAACCAGCAAGGACGCGATTGGAAATATCACCAATATACCTAAAGAAATGGTCTTTGGCTTGGTGGGCGGCCTTTTCTTTCTTTTAGTTGTTTTTAACTTGCTTTTGTTTGTGGTGACGTGTTTTAAATGGGTCCAATATTCTCGGGGGAATAAGCAGTGGGAGATCATCGCTCTCGATAAAAAAAAGGTTGATAGCGTTTTAGGAGAGATGCGTTCTCTCCAAAGCAAAATTGCTTCAGTAGAGAAAGTTACAACGGGAAAAAGAATTTGCTGGGCTCAGAAGCTAAATGAATTGAGTAATAATATTCCCAAAGGGGTTTGGCTGAATAAGATTTCCTTAAGCGAAAAAGTGCTTTTGATCGATGGAAGCTCTGTGTCAAAAGTTGGTGAAGAAATGATCAGTGTCGGGAATTTTGCGTCAAATCTAAAGAATCAAAAGACATTTATGAATGGCTTAAAAAATGTTGAAGTAGGCTCTATTCAGCGCCGAAAAGTTCAATCTATTGAGATCGCGGATTTCTTGATTACGGTTAAATTGCAATGA
- the pilO gene encoding type 4a pilus biogenesis protein PilO, with protein MKKIIPDKILNILLQATEKNGQYILIGVLLGIFLLMYAIVTRPILNNLTKISPKITLLSKDYRQALSDIKNVENYQAQVVQFREKMKTVGLKILSKEEIPAILENISRLAGQSKVHISQIMPLKESQELILSNDEGKYYSLPILVNARGGYHDIGRFFNKIENDKIFMSVIDFDIAATSDDPLKHLAKITIKAFILEKIEGKEAK; from the coding sequence ATGAAAAAAATTATCCCAGATAAGATCTTAAATATTTTATTGCAGGCAACAGAAAAAAATGGCCAATATATCCTCATCGGCGTTTTACTTGGCATCTTTCTTTTAATGTATGCTATTGTTACGCGCCCTATTTTAAACAATCTTACGAAGATCAGCCCTAAAATTACTTTGCTTTCTAAGGATTATCGACAAGCTTTGTCTGATATTAAGAATGTTGAAAATTATCAAGCCCAGGTTGTGCAATTTCGAGAAAAAATGAAAACGGTCGGGCTCAAGATTCTTTCTAAAGAAGAAATTCCCGCGATTCTAGAAAATATCTCGAGACTTGCCGGGCAATCTAAGGTGCACATTAGTCAGATCATGCCGCTTAAAGAATCACAGGAATTAATCCTATCGAATGATGAAGGGAAGTACTACTCGCTTCCTATTTTGGTGAATGCCCGCGGAGGTTACCATGATATTGGGCGTTTTTTTAATAAAATAGAGAACGATAAGATCTTTATGAGCGTGATAGACTTTGATATTGCGGCAACCAGCGATGATCCCTTAAAACATTTGGCCAAAATTACGATTAAAGCATTTATCCTCGAGAAAATCGAAGGCAAGGAGGCAAAATGA
- the pilQ gene encoding type IV pilus secretin PilQ, producing the protein MTQKAVIAIFILCLTCFAVYAQDSGEAVSSTDESSVSAVAEATDNESALAPSDGEQAVFPGTIEPTVSLETNPATPELSTLPDPGHVTLDFRDAEIRNVLRILAYKSGVNIVAGPEVTGLVTIQLNNVPWEEALKVILETYGYGYDKRGNIILVTTVDNLKKRREDNQLLSEQEPLMTKTFVLNYAKAEEIVSSIEKMKTARGSVNFDSRTNSIILRDTSSNLALISDIMPSLDATTPQVLIEAKIIEATLSNTENLGIDWVAKAAASGSERPTIFPFTTISENRYLPDNIPAAGADLFTYGTLDFSQFSAVLELLKNRSDTNILSNPRIVTLDNQKASITVGTQYPIPTYTYNEEQARLQVSGWEYKDIGIIFEVTPHVNNAGFVTMDIQPKVTAILDYVTVENTSLPRLSSESATTKVMIKDGYTLVIAGLIKNQATDVKKKIPFLGDIPIAGLAFQKSEKTMTKTDLLIFMTPHIITANEPVVLKEATTTPKP; encoded by the coding sequence ATGACACAAAAAGCGGTCATCGCGATATTTATTCTTTGCTTAACCTGTTTTGCGGTTTACGCGCAAGATAGCGGTGAAGCTGTCAGCTCTACGGATGAATCTTCCGTTTCAGCTGTCGCCGAAGCAACCGATAATGAAAGCGCGTTAGCGCCATCTGATGGCGAGCAAGCAGTTTTCCCCGGAACAATAGAGCCGACAGTTTCACTGGAAACAAATCCGGCTACCCCGGAGCTTTCAACATTGCCTGATCCCGGGCATGTTACTCTTGATTTTCGCGATGCTGAGATACGAAATGTTTTAAGGATCTTAGCGTATAAAAGCGGTGTTAACATTGTTGCCGGCCCGGAAGTAACGGGCTTAGTAACGATCCAGCTTAACAATGTTCCCTGGGAAGAAGCCCTAAAAGTCATTCTCGAAACATATGGCTACGGATATGACAAAAGAGGGAACATCATCTTGGTCACAACGGTAGATAATCTTAAGAAAAGGCGGGAAGATAATCAATTATTGTCGGAGCAAGAGCCGCTGATGACCAAGACATTTGTCCTTAATTATGCAAAGGCAGAGGAAATTGTCTCTTCCATTGAGAAAATGAAGACGGCACGCGGCAGCGTGAACTTTGATTCCCGGACGAACTCTATCATCCTTCGCGATACTTCAAGCAACCTTGCGCTGATCAGTGATATCATGCCTTCTTTAGACGCCACAACACCCCAGGTTTTAATTGAGGCAAAAATAATCGAAGCAACGCTTAGCAATACGGAGAATTTGGGTATTGACTGGGTGGCTAAAGCGGCAGCATCGGGGTCAGAGCGGCCTACGATCTTTCCTTTTACGACGATATCTGAAAATAGGTATCTTCCTGATAATATTCCGGCGGCAGGGGCTGATTTATTTACTTATGGAACGCTTGATTTCTCGCAATTTTCGGCCGTTTTAGAATTGCTTAAAAACAGGTCAGATACCAACATTCTTTCTAATCCTCGCATTGTCACTTTAGATAATCAAAAAGCAAGCATTACGGTGGGGACACAATATCCCATTCCGACATATACGTACAACGAAGAGCAGGCCAGGCTCCAGGTGTCGGGCTGGGAATATAAAGATATTGGAATTATTTTTGAGGTAACGCCCCATGTTAATAATGCGGGGTTTGTTACGATGGATATTCAACCCAAGGTAACGGCGATCTTGGATTATGTAACTGTTGAAAACACTTCGCTTCCCAGGCTCAGCTCAGAATCTGCCACGACAAAAGTGATGATCAAAGATGGTTATACTCTTGTCATCGCGGGGCTCATCAAAAATCAGGCAACCGACGTTAAGAAAAAGATCCCTTTTCTGGGGGATATTCCTATCGCGGGTTTAGCATTTCAGAAAAGTGAAAAGACAATGACTAAAACGGATCTGTTGATTTTTATGACGCCACATATCATTACTGCCAACGAGCCTGTGGTTTTGAAAGAAGCAACAACCACGCCGAAGCCATAG
- the obgE gene encoding GTPase ObgE, with protein MAFVDEARIFVKAGNGGKGCESFYSDKRTRYPRPDGGDGGKGGDVIFLADKNIQTLLDYRFKQHYEGERGGHGSSKQKKGRDGLHCLLKVPVGTLIRDFETGLLIKDLALPGQKVIVAKGGIGGRGNDHKQTPLPPKEGEARTIKLELKLIADVGIVGFPNVGKSTLICAVSKVRSKIGNYPFTTKQPILGIVEGDEFNFILADLPGLIEGAHEGRGLGDRFLKHAERTKILLHVIDMAGTEGRDPVEDFEKINHELEQYSSNLLVKHKIIAANKMDVPAAKENLKRFKKKFKEKVFPISALERQGLDKLMGVIKDILCRENSPVESSA; from the coding sequence ATGGCATTTGTTGACGAAGCAAGGATTTTTGTCAAAGCCGGCAATGGCGGTAAGGGGTGCGAAAGTTTTTATTCTGACAAGCGTACGCGCTATCCGCGTCCCGATGGAGGAGACGGCGGAAAAGGCGGTGATGTCATTTTTCTTGCTGACAAAAATATTCAAACACTTTTAGATTACCGGTTTAAGCAGCATTACGAAGGTGAGCGCGGCGGACACGGTTCCAGCAAACAGAAAAAAGGCAGAGATGGCCTTCATTGCTTGCTTAAAGTTCCTGTCGGAACGTTAATCCGTGATTTTGAGACCGGCTTATTGATAAAAGATTTGGCTTTGCCTGGCCAAAAAGTTATTGTGGCTAAGGGCGGTATTGGTGGGCGCGGCAATGACCACAAGCAAACGCCACTGCCTCCCAAAGAAGGTGAAGCGCGGACTATCAAGTTGGAGTTGAAATTAATTGCCGATGTTGGGATCGTCGGATTTCCGAATGTTGGCAAATCCACTTTGATTTGCGCGGTTTCAAAGGTCAGATCAAAGATCGGCAACTATCCTTTTACGACAAAGCAGCCGATCTTAGGGATTGTTGAGGGCGATGAATTTAATTTTATTCTCGCGGATTTGCCCGGGCTTATCGAAGGCGCGCATGAAGGCCGGGGATTAGGAGATAGATTTCTCAAGCATGCCGAGCGTACGAAAATACTTTTACATGTCATTGATATGGCCGGAACTGAAGGGCGCGACCCGGTTGAAGATTTTGAGAAGATCAATCACGAATTAGAGCAGTACAGCAGCAATCTTTTGGTTAAACATAAAATCATTGCGGCCAATAAGATGGATGTGCCCGCGGCCAAAGAAAACCTGAAACGCTTTAAGAAGAAATTTAAAGAAAAGGTTTTTCCCATCTCGGCCTTAGAACGCCAGGGCTTAGATAAGCTGATGGGCGTCATTAAGGATATTTTATGTCGAGAAAACTCTCCCGTAGAATCAAGCGCGTAA
- the rplU gene encoding 50S ribosomal protein L21 produces MLAIVQVGSSQYKVSEGDLIDTQILDEKEGKAVTIDKVLLFQDGDTVKIGQPFLSDVKVTAKVSRHHLADKVVSFKYSRREGWEWKKGHRQKLTRLQITKISSGK; encoded by the coding sequence ATGTTAGCAATCGTGCAGGTTGGTTCATCTCAGTACAAGGTTTCCGAGGGTGACTTGATTGATACGCAGATCTTAGACGAAAAAGAAGGTAAAGCCGTTACGATCGACAAAGTTTTATTGTTTCAAGATGGTGATACGGTTAAAATTGGCCAGCCATTCTTAAGCGACGTCAAGGTCACGGCAAAAGTTTCCCGCCATCATTTGGCCGATAAAGTTGTTTCTTTTAAATATTCTCGCCGAGAAGGCTGGGAATGGAAAAAGGGCCATCGCCAAAAGCTTACTCGCCTTCAGATCACAAAAATCTCTTCCGGTAAATAA
- the nadD gene encoding nicotinate-nucleotide adenylyltransferase, which produces MSRIGVLGGTFNPVHIGHLMIAQWAKEKMRLDKVIFVPANLPPHKDVKEVVSSKDRYKMVQLAVGGNSSFSVSDFEIKRQGKSYTIDTMRYFDRCYPKNTKLFFIVGGDMTSQLKNWRYIKDILKIASFIVVNRPGRHRKNTEIKHSPVVMPAIDISSSYLRQRIAQKKTTKYFIPDKVRQYIDQHKLYQTQ; this is translated from the coding sequence ATGAGCCGTATCGGGGTTTTAGGCGGGACATTTAATCCGGTCCATATTGGCCACTTGATGATCGCGCAATGGGCTAAGGAAAAAATGCGGCTGGATAAAGTTATTTTTGTCCCCGCCAATCTTCCGCCCCATAAAGATGTTAAGGAAGTTGTTTCTTCCAAAGATAGGTATAAAATGGTTCAGTTAGCTGTTGGGGGCAACTCTTCATTTTCGGTTTCAGATTTTGAAATCAAAAGGCAAGGGAAGTCCTATACGATTGATACAATGCGTTATTTTGACCGTTGTTATCCTAAGAATACAAAATTGTTTTTTATTGTTGGCGGCGACATGACTTCCCAATTAAAAAATTGGCGCTATATTAAAGATATTTTAAAGATCGCCAGTTTTATCGTGGTCAACCGTCCCGGTCGCCACAGAAAGAATACCGAAATCAAGCATTCACCGGTTGTTATGCCGGCCATTGACATTTCTTCGTCGTATTTACGTCAACGTATCGCGCAAAAGAAAACAACAAAATATTTTATTCCGGACAAAGTCCGTCAGTATATTGATCAACATAAACTTTATCAAACTCAATAA